The DNA sequence CCTCCGGAACGATGGGCTTGAGCTTCTCCCAGACCCCGAAGAATTCGCCGCTGGTCTCGAAGAAAAGATCTTCGTGGAGAAGACCATAGTTCAGAAGCGCGCAGGTCTGCTCCCAGTAACCGACAACCATGCCAAAGAACGCGCCGGCTTCGGTGCCGGGCGCGGCGATGCGCATGGCGTCGTCGAAGTTCTTGGGATGGTAGTCTTTGTGGAACCAGTCGCGGGCCTGGCGGAGCCGCGGCTCGCGGCGCAGATCATAGACCTGCAGGTGAAGTTGGGCTTGCTCATGTGTCGGTTTGCTTTCCATTATTCCTCGTCTCCTTGTTTTTTGTTTTGTGAAGGCTGTGGGTTGGGTTGGGAGTGGAGGGGGTGGCCGGGTTCGCGCCGCTCGAAGTTCCAGGCGGAGTCGCCGACTTGCGGCAGCAGCGGAGTGGGATCCCGTTGCAGCCAGCGGCGCCGGGCTTCAGCCAGAACCGCCTGGCGATTCTGCTCCATCCTTTCGATGACGGCGCAAGCCGCCCCGGTTTCCTCGTGCCGGGCTGCCCAGATGAGCAACTCGAGGACCACCGGCGCAAGATCGATTCCTTTTTCGGTGAGGCGGTAGTTCACGCGACGGGCATCCGTCTGTTCCGGCTCGGCGGTAATGATGCCCGCGGCTTCGAGCTTTTGCAGGCGGTCGGCGAGGATGTTGGTGGCAATGCCCTCACCCGACTGCTGAAACTGCTTGAAGGTGCGGTATCCGCGGACCATGAGGTCGCGGATGATGAGCAGGGACCAGCGGTCTCCGAAGCGCTCGAGCGAGATGCTCACCGGGCAACCGGAGCGACGTCTCGGCTTGGACTTCCGCGGCACGGAAGGCACGCTACCACGATTACTTGCTAAATGCAAGTAATGTATCCAGCCGGAAGTCCAGGACGACCGAAGTCCCCCGCACGGCGGACACGTCGATTCGTACTGATGTGCAAAGGAGTTGCGGGGAGGTTACTCCGCGATTACCAAAGAAACCTTTACATCGAAAGGGGACGACCCTAGACTGTGCGGTAGATGGCGAGGGCTGGGGCCGACCTGGCCGCCCACAGAGACCTCCGGAACAAGCCAGGCAGAATCCAAATCAAGAAGAGAACCGGTAACGGGGTGACCGGTGGTCAAGTGCTGCTTCATTGACGAGCGGGCCGACTTCTTCCAGCTATTGGGGGAGAAGCTGGGTGAAGAGTTCGAGATGCAGTCCGCCGAGGCGGACGATCGCGAACGGCTGACCCAGTGCGACGTGGTGCTGGTGGGACTGCCGCCCGCGGAGAGCCCGCGCTTCGCCAAGTCGCTGGAATCCCTGCAGAAGATTCTCCGCAACGCGGAGGCCGCGCCGGTGGTGGCCTTCGTGGCCGGGCCGGACAAGGCGGTGATGCGCCAGGCCATGTCGGCGGGCGCGTACGACTGCTTCGTGGAAACCAGCTCGATGGAGGAGCTGCGCATCGTGCTGCGGCGCGTGGTGCGTTTCCGCGACCTGAGCCGCGAAGTGGAACGGCTGCGGTCGCAAGGTCCGCAACTCAAGGATTTCCCGGCGATCTTGGGCGTGGACAGCAAGATCCGGGCGGTGTTCCAACTGGCGCAACGGGTGGCGCAGACCGACGCCACGGTGCTGGTGACGGGTGAGAGCGGGACGGGAAAGGAACTGGTGGCGCGGGCCATCCACCAAGCGAGCCCGCGAGCCAAAGAGCCGTTCGTGGCGGTGGCGTGCTCGTCGCTGCCGGAGACGCTGATCGAATCGGAATTGTTCGGGCATGAAAAGGGAGCGTTCACGGGCGCCAATGCGGTGCGCCGGGGACGTTTCGAAGCGGCGGGACAAGGGACCATCTTCCTGGACGAGATCGGTGAGCTTTCGCCGGCCATGCAGGTGAAGTTGCTGCGGGTGCTGCAGGAGCGGACATTCGAGCGCCTGGGGAGCAATAAGCCCACGGCCATGGAGGCGCGGGTGATCTGCGCCACCAACCGCAATCTGAAGCAACTGGTGGAACAGGGCGCCTTCCGGCTGGATCTTTACTACCGGTTGAACACGGTCGAACTGGAACTGCCTCCGCTCAGGGAACGTCGGGACGACATCACGCTGCTGGCGCACGCCTTCCTGCAGAATTTTGCGGAGCGGCACCAGAAGGCGGCGCGGCGCATCTCGCCGGCGGCGCTGTGCGCGCTGCAGGAATACGACTGGCCGGGCAACGTGCGCGAATTGCAGAACGTGCTGGAGCGCGCGGTGGTGATCTCGGACGGCCCGGACATCCGCATCAATCACCTACCTTCGCAGTTCGCAGGCTGGGAAGAGGAAACCGAGCCGGCGTCGTTCGAAGAGGAAGTGCGGAACTTCAAGCGGCGCCTGATCCAGCGCACCCTGCAGGAATACGGGAACAACAAGCTGCAAGCGGCGCGGTCGCTGAAGATCGCGCGTTCTTCCCTCCATCGGCTGATCGACGACTTAGATATTCCTTCCAGAGTGCAGTAGTCCGGTAACCCCGAGATCCTTCGCTTCGCTCAGGATTTCGCCCTTCAACTTCGCTCAGGGCAGGCTCAACTCAGCACTCAGCACTCAGCACTCAGGCGCGCTACAATCGGGCGCAGATGAGCGCGACCGAAACGGCGGTGAGAGAGGTATCCGGCGCGCCAGTCCTCTCTTCTTCTCCTCTCTCTTCTTCCCGGCTCTCGACGCGGCGGGTGTTCCACTGGGTGGTACTGGTGTCGCTGCTGGGGGTAA is a window from the Terriglobales bacterium genome containing:
- a CDS encoding sigma-54 dependent transcriptional regulator, encoding MVKCCFIDERADFFQLLGEKLGEEFEMQSAEADDRERLTQCDVVLVGLPPAESPRFAKSLESLQKILRNAEAAPVVAFVAGPDKAVMRQAMSAGAYDCFVETSSMEELRIVLRRVVRFRDLSREVERLRSQGPQLKDFPAILGVDSKIRAVFQLAQRVAQTDATVLVTGESGTGKELVARAIHQASPRAKEPFVAVACSSLPETLIESELFGHEKGAFTGANAVRRGRFEAAGQGTIFLDEIGELSPAMQVKLLRVLQERTFERLGSNKPTAMEARVICATNRNLKQLVEQGAFRLDLYYRLNTVELELPPLRERRDDITLLAHAFLQNFAERHQKAARRISPAALCALQEYDWPGNVRELQNVLERAVVISDGPDIRINHLPSQFAGWEEETEPASFEEEVRNFKRRLIQRTLQEYGNNKLQAARSLKIARSSLHRLIDDLDIPSRVQ
- a CDS encoding helix-turn-helix domain-containing protein, producing the protein MSISLERFGDRWSLLIIRDLMVRGYRTFKQFQQSGEGIATNILADRLQKLEAAGIITAEPEQTDARRVNYRLTEKGIDLAPVVLELLIWAARHEETGAACAVIERMEQNRQAVLAEARRRWLQRDPTPLLPQVGDSAWNFERREPGHPLHSQPNPQPSQNKKQGDEE